The genomic stretch CATTGGACAGCCTGAAAAAGGTTAACTTCCATGAGTGACGCGCTGGATAAGCAACGTTTGCATGTCAGTGTGTCCGGTTCTCCGGTAGGGACCCTGGGTCGCGGTCAGTCGCGCGATGATTCAGTGTTCAGTTATGCCGATGACGCGCAAGAAACCCACGCCGTCTCGTTGACCATGCCCGTTCGCCTGGAGAGCTATGCCTGGGCGCGCGGGTTGCCGCCGGTGTTTGAAATGAACCTGCCGGAAGGCGCGCTGCGTGAGGAACTGGTGCGTCGATTCAGCAAGGCGATTCGCGGCTTTGATGACTTCGCGCTGTTGGCGATCACTGGCCCTTACCAGTTGGGACGCCTGGGACTTTGCGAGATGGGCAGTGCCACTCCCCCACTCCCAGACACCCGCCTCGCAGACCTGCTGGTGCATGATGGCGCCCAAGGCCTGTTTGAAGACCTGTTGCACACTTATGGCCAGTACTCGGGGGTCTCCGGGGTGCAGCCCAAAGTGCTGTTGCGCGACAGTGCTGCCCCCATAGACCGGCTGACCCATCGAGGGGCCACCCATCTGGTCAAGACCTTTCGCCCGGAGGAATACCCGGAGCTGGCGGCAAACGAGTACTTCTGCATGCGCGCAGCGCTGCATTCGGGGCTTGAGGTGCCTGGATTCGAACTGAGTGAGCGCGGGAAATTCCTGGTCGTCGAGCGTTTTGATCTGAATGACCAAGGCTACCTGGGCTTCGAAGATTTCTGTGTACTCAACGCTTGGCCTTCCAGGGCCAAGTACGATGGCTCGTATGAAGGGGCTGCCAAGCAGATCAAGGCGTTCGTTTCTCCGCACTTGTTGGGCCAGGCCCTGGAGTCGTTCTTCAAGATTGTCGCGTTGTCGGCGGGCCTGAAAAATGGCGATGCACACCTGAAGAACTTTGGTGTGTTGTATCCCGACTGCAGTGCTGCGGCGCCCATCAGCTTCGCCCCGGCCTACGACATCGTCACCACCTCGGTCTATATCAAGACCGATAGCATGGCGTTGCTGTTGGGTGGCTCAAAAGCATGGCCCAAATACAAAATGCTGATGCGCTTTGGGCGCTCGGCCTGCAACCTGACCGAGGGCCGTTGCCATGAACTGTTGCAGCAAGTGGTTCATGGCATGGAGTCGGCGATGGTCGAGATGAGGGATTACATCCGCAGCAATCGGGGTTTTGCCGAGATAGGCAAGGCCATGCTCGAGCAATGGCAGGCCGGCACTGAGCGCAGCCTGGTGAAGGGCTGATCAGCGCAACCCATCGCGAAACTGCCCCGGTGTCATCCCGGTCCAGCGCTTGAATGCGCGGCTGAAGCTGCTGGTGTCGGCGAATCCCAACAGATAACTGATTTCGCTCAACGAGCACTGCGGGTCGCGCAGGTGCAGCAGGGCCAGGTTCTCGCGGCTTTCGTTGAGCAGGGTGTCGAAGCGACAGCCCTCGTCCGCCAGGTGCCGTTGCAGGCTGCGCAGGCTCAGGTGCAGGGCCTGGGCGATGCGTTCGGCGCTGGGTTCGCCTTCGGGCAGTTGCTCCTCGATGGCGTCGCGAACCTTGCGCTCCCAGGTCAGTGGCTTGAGTTGCGCCAGGGTGCGCTTGAGCACGGTCTCGTTGTGCTCGGCCAGTTCCGGGTTGGCGTCGTCCAGGTGACTGTCGAAATCCTCCAGGGAAAACTCCAGGCGATCCTCTTCGGCGGCGAAGTACACCGGTGCGCGGAATACCTTGTGCCAGGGATGGGGGTCGGCCGGCTCCGCGCGCCGCAAGTACACTGCCAGTGGCGCGTATTCGCGGCCCAGGCGGTTGCGGCAGGTGCGCACATAGATCGCGGCGAAGGCATCGAGGGCTTCGGGAGCCGGCGCCGGGCTGTCGGCGGGGACTTTGAGGGTGAAGCAGTAGCGGTCCTCAGCCCGGCTCAAGTGCAGTTCGAGGGCATCACTGACGACCTGGTGATAACGCACGATGCGCTCGAACACTTCGCGCAGGCTGCCACTCGCCACCAGCGCATAGCCCAGTGCGTGAAAAGTGGTCGGGCTGACGAACCGCGAGACCCGTAGGCCGATCGCCGGGTCACCACTGGCCTGGACGGCCAGTTCCCATAGGCGCGTGGTGGCCGAGAGTGGATACCGCGCGTTGGGGTCGTCCATCAATTGTGGGTCGAGCCCGGCTTGCCGGCACAGCACATCGCTGTCGAAGCCCAGGGCATCGAGTTGTTTGCGCAGGGCGCGGGTCCAGCTGGCGAGTGAGGTGGGTTCAATCATGATGATTGGCGCTTCCGGTCAACAGGTTGGCGTTCACAGCTAGCGCCCAACGCGACCGCACAGGGCAGGATGCGAACATCAATAACCAGAGGATGGAAGCATGCACGGTACTTCTGCAAGTCCCGAACGCCTGAATGCACAACAACGATCGGCGCATATTCGTGAAGTGGTGCTCGCCAAGGGCGTCGAGCTGCGCCAG from Pseudomonas sp. S04 encodes the following:
- a CDS encoding type II toxin-antitoxin system HipA family toxin, producing the protein MSDALDKQRLHVSVSGSPVGTLGRGQSRDDSVFSYADDAQETHAVSLTMPVRLESYAWARGLPPVFEMNLPEGALREELVRRFSKAIRGFDDFALLAITGPYQLGRLGLCEMGSATPPLPDTRLADLLVHDGAQGLFEDLLHTYGQYSGVSGVQPKVLLRDSAAPIDRLTHRGATHLVKTFRPEEYPELAANEYFCMRAALHSGLEVPGFELSERGKFLVVERFDLNDQGYLGFEDFCVLNAWPSRAKYDGSYEGAAKQIKAFVSPHLLGQALESFFKIVALSAGLKNGDAHLKNFGVLYPDCSAAAPISFAPAYDIVTTSVYIKTDSMALLLGGSKAWPKYKMLMRFGRSACNLTEGRCHELLQQVVHGMESAMVEMRDYIRSNRGFAEIGKAMLEQWQAGTERSLVKG
- a CDS encoding AraC family transcriptional regulator — its product is MIEPTSLASWTRALRKQLDALGFDSDVLCRQAGLDPQLMDDPNARYPLSATTRLWELAVQASGDPAIGLRVSRFVSPTTFHALGYALVASGSLREVFERIVRYHQVVSDALELHLSRAEDRYCFTLKVPADSPAPAPEALDAFAAIYVRTCRNRLGREYAPLAVYLRRAEPADPHPWHKVFRAPVYFAAEEDRLEFSLEDFDSHLDDANPELAEHNETVLKRTLAQLKPLTWERKVRDAIEEQLPEGEPSAERIAQALHLSLRSLQRHLADEGCRFDTLLNESRENLALLHLRDPQCSLSEISYLLGFADTSSFSRAFKRWTGMTPGQFRDGLR